From Drosophila yakuba strain Tai18E2 chromosome 2L, Prin_Dyak_Tai18E2_2.1, whole genome shotgun sequence, one genomic window encodes:
- the LOC120320822 gene encoding uncharacterized protein LOC120320822: protein MKLVQGQKALCSFSNADHVPKIEEVDDGIILLNDYDGNATWNNTELHLEGTYLVQLSNDSIIIDNQQFSNLEPTVSTPGAPLVQFTAEEKERLKVLSLEALHINNTEQSSTEAQYQLPQFNDIPYF, encoded by the exons ATGAAG CTAGTTCAGGGACAGAAAGCGCTGTGTAGTTTTAGCAATGCCGACCATGTACCCAAAATAGAAGAAGTCGACGATGGAATCATCCTACTAAACGACTACGATGGAAACGCAACATGGAACAACACAGAACTTCACCTAGAGGGCACCTATCTGGTTCAACTATCAAATGACTCGATAATTATCGACAACCAGCAGTTCAGCAACTTGGAACCTACAGTCTCGACCCCCGGAGCACCTCTTGTGCAGTTTACGGccgaagaaaaagaaagactTAAGGTTCTATCTCTTGAAGCATTGCACATAAACAACACTGAACAATCTTCGACTGAGGCACAGTACCAGCTACCTCAGTTCAACGACATTCCATACTTTTAG